Genomic window (Canis lupus dingo isolate Sandy chromosome 6, ASM325472v2, whole genome shotgun sequence):
AGCCTCCACAGCTGGGGGTTCGTGGAACTGACTGGGGGTCACAGGTCGTCGGCCCTTCCGGGGACCCAGCACTTCCTATGGGAACTCAGAGATGGTTACGGTGAAGGCACCTGCTGCACCAGCCCGACCCGGGGCCCGTGAGTCCGTCCGGCGTCGGGGGCCCCCCACGTGCTGTCGCAGATGAGCCCTCGACAGCGGCCCGGCCCTGAGTCACAGCCTGGGCACCTCACAGCCCCAGCTGATCAACGTCATGTGCAGCTGATCAATGACAGACGCCGTGTGTCTGGGAGGGACTGGCATGTGACCTGCTAGACCGCGCGAAGGCCACCTGCCATTCCCAACGCGGGCAGCGGCATGGCGCCATCCACCCGGGGCCGCAGGGCAATGCAGGCGGAGGGGACTCTGCTCAGGCCACAGCGTCCCTCCTCTTGCCAGAGCACCCGTCCTCACACGGCCACCGGCTTTCCCAGGTCCCCACTTGCCGACGGAGGTCATGGGACTTCTTAGCCTCCATGGTCCCGAGAGCCAGCCCCTATAACCTCCGGGTGTCACTGTCTGTACCCCGTTGCGGCCAGTTCTCGGGAGAACCGCAGTTGAAGTGACAGGTGACCGTTCCAGAGGCGTCCCGCCAGGTGGGACTCGAGCCCGCTCACCACCCTACCGCTGGCCACCTCCAGGGCCTTCCTCAGGGAAAGACGGTGGCCCAGCCTGGTGGTGGCAGAGGGGCCCCAATGACCGCCTCGGCCCAGCTTGGCCAGCCTCCCCCGgaacccttccccctgcttgttctcccaCCCAGGAGCATGAGGAGCACCCACATGTCTGCCTTGCTGCTGGACTCAAGGCCACCAAATCCTGGTCTCTGTGACAACAAGCACctctatcttaatttttattaatttcagtaaGCTCCAAGCCTAGCACAGAGTCCATGcggaacttgaactcatgaccctgagatcaagacctgagctgagatcaagagtgggaccCGTCAGTGGCtaagccgcccaggcgccccaaggagCACCCTGATATTCCATGTGGAGGGGCTCCCCCTGCCCAGTGGCCTCTCAGCTGGCGTGGCTCCTCCCCCGAACTCTTTTCACACGATGAAGGGACTGGGACACGGTCCCATCAGGTGGCATCCGCGGCACAGGCTCAAGCTCCGTCCTGTAGCGGTGACCAGAACTGCCCAGGAGCAGGCCCGGGCCTCGCAGGGTAAGGAAGCTCCCTGGGCGCTTGGCTGCGGTGAGCCCCCCACCCAGGAAGCGCGCCGCCTCCCCCTGCCTCGGGGTGGGCTCCACCTGCCCGAGGACAGCACTGAAGTATGAGGTGCGACGCGGTTTCTCGACTCACAGAAAAGAGACAGGAAGGAAACGTCCCCATCTCAGAATGACTGGGTCACTGGTGATTCTTTTCCAGTGTCTTCCTTTACCTTCTACAAACACTTGCAAGCTCTATTTTATAGTAAAAACTGTTTTTTAGGAAAATGCATTTGTTGGCAAAATGCTAGGATCCCTGCTTATGCCAACAGGCGGTACAGACAGGAGAGAGCCCGACAGCAGCTCAGGGGCCTCACCTGTAAGGGCAGCTCAGAGTTTCCAACAAACCACACAGAAAACAAGTCCGAGGATCTGAGTGGTCCTGGCATGAATGTCAAGGGAACAGATGAGAGGCCTGTGGGATCATGCCGGTGGCAGTGATGGCCAGAGGAGGGCCTAGAACGTCCAGCTGTGAGTGGCACAGGACCAAGTCCCCTGGGATGTCCCAGCAAAGGACGACTCCAGGGCAGGTGGGGACAACCCAGCCCATGTCACCAAAGGCTGAGAGGGGATCCGTCTGTGGCCCAAGACCCTGGTGAGGTGACCCAGGACCCCGCCACAGGGGCCTGGATCAAACACACTTCTCTCGCCTCCCTGGCCTGGCTTCCCTTTGTGGAGGAAGATTCCCATGTAGGAGAGCAAGGACGGAAGACGGGGCCTGAGATGCCCTGCGGCTGCACTCAGGGACCCCGGGACCCAGCCGAGAAGGGAACCAAGGCCCCCTggctgggcaggcagggcaggggggcgaCAGCCGTACAGCCCAGGTCACCCTCCCAGGGAGCTCCAGAATGCCAAAGTGCCCCCAGCGGACATCCGTGCAGGGCGGGCAGCTGAGCAGGTGGAGATGGATCCGTGGGGAGCACATGTGGACGCGGCACCGCTGCCGGACCAGGCCCGCCTCTGGTTTCGATGCTGTGGACGAGGTGCAGCGTGGTGGCGGGTCCTGGAGGAGCACCGCAGGAGGTGTCCAGGCCCTGCGAGCGCCGCCGCTGCGTCAGCCATCCAGCACCCGTCAGCGACGGCCAGATGCCGAGGACATGGGGAAGGGAAGACCGCAGCAGCACCCCAGCTTTGCCGCCCGCGGCCCGGGCAGCACCCAAGAGTGGCTGGCCCAGGGTAGAAGCTGCAGGTGCACACCAGCGCCCTAGAGGGTGGCAggcggggcagggcgggtggGGCAAGCGGGGGGCCGCCTCAGGGCTCCTCATCCCGGGCACTGGGGGCCAGCCTGGGGCGCACGGGCCATGGGTGCTGGGAACGTGTCACCCGAACCAAAGCCCAGAGCGCTTCTCGGCCGCATGGCATCCACCACAAGCCCAGCTCAGGGAGCAGGGGGTGCGGTGCaagcctgcccccctccccgagTTTCCacagcccacccccccaccacccagGGCAGGACGAAGTCAGCAGCGGCCCTACAGTGAGGAGGCACTCTGAGAGGAATCTGCTCAAGGAGGGTGAGCAGGCCTCCCAGGCCGGGGGCATCGGGCACTAGGGGGAcaaggggaaggcagagagcagTGGGGCTGTCCGTGACCCACACGGCCCCACGGGCCCTCAGgcctccggggtggggggggcacccGGCGGAGCTCCCAGAGAGATGGCTTCCCACCTGCTGCAGGCCCGACGTCTGTCCTGATCTGCAGGGAGGCACTGAGGCTTGGCGGGgccccctcccagcaccccccacccgtTCAGAACACCCCTCTCAGCCTTGCCTGACGTGGCCTTTTGGGGTAGCCCAACCCCAAACGAACCCAAGAACATGTCTAGAAATACACCCAAGGGACTCGGGAAACCCATCAGGACCATATGTGGTGACGTCAGCCCACGGGGCAGGGGTTTCAGGAAGAGGGCCACGGCCAGAGGTGACCCGCGGGAGGCAGGAGCGGCATCACCTAGAGCTTAGCAGAGGCAGTGAAATCTGCCAGCAGCTTGAGGTCATTAGGGAAGGTCAGCCATGCCCCGCCGTCAACCACCAGCACAGCGCCTGTCATATAGGATGTCAAGGGGCTGGCCAGGTACAGCGCGCCGTGGGCCACCTCGGTCTTGTTGCCCAGCCTCTGCAGGGGGATGTCCAGAACCTTGGTGCTGACACTGGCCTGGTGGCCACCTGCAAAAACATAAGGCTCAGCCCCATGATAGGGGACccagggccccccgccccccaccctgggcttgGAGACGGCCTCTTCCTGGGAGCCCAAGGAACCGGTCCTTCTCCTGGGTGTGTCCCAGCCAGCTGGGAGGGGAACCCGCGGAGGCACTGTGGGGCGTGGGGTCCCAAGGGCTTACCCAGCCGCCGGAACCCCTCCGTGCCACTGATGGGGCCAGGGGCGAGGCTGTTGATGCGGATGTTCTGGGGACCCCACTCCACGGCCAAGTGCCGTGTCATCGCATCTGCACAGAGGAAGGCAGGCatgaggggaggcagggcccgTGCCAGGCCTCTCCACTGCTGGTTTCCAGGGACAGGTGGGAGAAGGACCCAACAGGAGCCCAGGCCAGCCGACCCGGGGGGTGCCCGTACCCACAGCTGCCTTGGCAGAGCCCGCATGCACTTGAAGCACCTGCCCCCGGGTACCCAGAGTCGCAGTGATGTTCACGATCACCCCTCCGTGGTCCTGTAACACACGGGGGAGGGCAGTGAGTGGGTGGCCGGAAGAGGCGACTCCCAGGAAGAAAGCACACGCACCCTGAAAAACTTTTCGTAGAGCACGCGAGACATGTTGAAGGTGCCCAAGCTGTCGATGTCCATCACGGTCTTAAAGGCGTTGAAGGACAGTGCACTGGCAGGGCACAGGAAGTTTCCCGCTGCACCTGCAAGAAAACCACAGCGTGCTGGAGCCCCGGCAACCAGGACACGGCCCTCGGGGTGGTCCAGGCGCCACAGGGCAGAGCCCGAGCACTTGGGGGCCCCTTTCTTCTTGGGAGACTAAGCAGGACAGATCTCATGGGCTGAATTACGTCCCTCAAAGAGATATGCTGAAGGGGAATCTGTGGCGCTCAgagatcttgatttcagctcaggtcatcatctcagggtggggagagcgACCCCACGTCCTCTGCGCtcactgtggagcctgcttaagactttctctcctgctcctcccccacatctaaaaaaataataataataggggtcCCGGAATGGCTCAGctggtaagcatctgccttcagctcgggtcatgctcctggggccctgggatcaagtcccgtgggGACTCTACTCAGCTGGGTCCTgcagctccctctccctcagctcctccccctgctgtgcacgcgctgtctctctctaataaataaaatctttaaataataataaaaagttaaaatgtccACCAAGGTTCTGGACATCCCCCTGCAGAGGCTGGGCAACAAGACAGAGGTCGCCCACGGCGCGCTATACCTGGTCAGCCCCTTGGCATATGCTAAAGTCCTAATCCCTGGTATCAGTgaacgtgaccttatttggaaacataaCCTTTGTGGATGCAATCAAGTTAAGCTGAGGTCACCTGGGGCTAGGCAGGCCCAGACCCAGGGACTGCTGTCCTCCgaagaagaggagagacagacacatgTGGGGGAGGCCGCGGCCAGCAGGCGGAGACGCGCTGGGGAGCAGCCGGGATCGCCGGCCACCCCAGGGCGGGCAGAAAGGCCTGGAACAGAGCTTCCCTGGGCCTGAGGAGGGCGGCCTACCCACACCTTGGTTTTGGATTTGTGACCTCTACAAGTATGAGAGAACACATTTCTGCTGTTTTGGGCTATTCAGCCCGCGATACCTTGTTAGCTGCAGGAGATTGGGACatgccatgtatttttttttttttaaatattttatttatttatgatagtcacagagagagagagaggcagagacacaggcagagggagaagcaggctccatgcaccgggagcccgacgtgggattcgatcccgggtctccaggatcgcgccctgggccaaaggcaggcgccaaaccgctgcgccacccagggatccccatgccatgtttttaaaagggaatttCAGCAGAGTGAGTCTTGACGTACCGTGCAGACTCTGGTGAGCAGAACGGGTCATACGGGCTCACCAACTGTAGGAAACACAGGATGTGAACACGGGGGCTGCGGTGGGTACGCGGGATTCTATCTACGAGCTGCTCAGTTAGTCTGTAAATCTAAACCTCTACAGGTTtagattaattttttagaaaaaattatgggtttttttttttttttttttttaagggagagttTTGGGACATGAGAGTGCCCTGACTCTGTGTGTAGGCCGAATTCTCAGGATGTCCACTTGAGCCTTGGCCAGGACAGGACCCCTGAGGCCCCTGAACCCACCAGAAGGCCCTGGCCTCACCCATCAGCCACTCACAGTTAACCAGAATGTCGATCTTCCCAAACTCCTTCAGTGCCTGGTCCACGGCAGCTGTGATGGCTGGAAAAGCTCGAACGTCCAGAGATAAGGGGAGGCACCGCTGGCCAGTGGCAGCAGCCAGCTTCCTGGCAGCCTAGGAGCCAGAAGGAAAGAGGTGGGCAGCAGCCCAGTGGCCTTGTGGGGGAGTCTGACAAGGGGGATGTGTCCAGGGGATGCTGGGAGGCTGCCGCTTGCTGCTGGACCCCACTCCCGGAGGCACAGCGGCCAGGCAGCCACTCCATGCAGCCACAACCCCCGGTGGACAGTTCTAAGATatccctctctctccccgtctcccTAGGACCCTCCTTCGACATTGCCCTTCAGGCCACTGGCCATGGGTCAACGGCAGCCCCAGCTGACTTCTAGTCCCTGCCACAGAGACCAGCTGTGGCAGTGGTGACAGTCTCCTCCCAGGTGGATGCAACATGCGAACCACCCTCAAGATCCGAATGAGCTGAGATCTCTCTTGGGGCCACAGTACCACCCAACACGAGAGTCTCCTCAGAAGAGATGTTGTAAAAAACCAGGGGGTACCCTTGGGAGGCCACTCGTACTGAAGGTCCATGTTTGGGAGAGAAGCAGGATTTGGTGTTGCCATCTTCTGGGCCTCAGGACCCTCCAGGCACAGGCTCTGGGCCCCACAGCCACCCATGGGTGGGATGGACACAGGAAAGACCCCCCTCACCTTAGACACTCTTGGAAAGCTTCTGCTGGCGATGACTGTGTGGCAGCCGTGCCTGCGAAGCCAGAGGGCAGGTGTGAGGGCAGCAAGGCACAGGGGACACACCAGGTCCCTGGTGCCTGCCTGGTGCTCTAGGCACAGCTCCTCTTCCCCAAGGCTCTCTTGGGCTGAAGCACcagcccagggccgaaggcacaGCTTGCAGAAAACACAGGGGCCTGAGCAAAGCCGAGTGGCACCAAAGGTACCCACCCTGGGGGCCCCAGTCTGGGTCTCTCTGGCATGCGGTACCCCAGCCACACAGAGATATGGTTCCGCCCCCAAACACCATGTACTCAGCAGTGACACAGCCGGGAGCCTCAAATGCACAGCCCGGCAGCTGCATGGGCCCTGCTGGGTGCCCTGGGCTTCTCCCTCCGAGGCTGGGGTGAAGGACAGGTAGGGCCCATGCTGAGGCCAGGGTGTCTGCCTTGCCTCACTGCCTGACACACTCAGCCTCACAGTAACAGTAGTAGCTACACCTGCTAAGCAGCCCCACCTAATCCTCAAAATGACCCTCAGCACAGCTGGCCACGCTCTACTCAGAGAAGCAACACGCACAAGCCGCCAGCTTGGAAAATGGGATTCACCTGCAATGGATGAATCCCCAAATCTCATCCAGTGAGACCCATTCTCTATGAAAAGTGGAGGCCTGGAGAAAACCGGGGAGGGGTCCATATCAACAGGCTTCctcttccccccaaccccagcctaaCTTTGGCTCTTTCCTCTGGGACTCACAAGTGGTCAGCCTGGGCCTAAGGTCACAGATCTTGTGTTCCAAGAGACACTGTGCTCCGCACACTGCTGGAGTCAACTCGGCTCACCTACTCTGGGTTGGCAAGGCCCCAGGGAGCTTGGCAGCAGAGTTAGCTCAACCTATTGCACCCTTCCTCTGGTACAAATGGGGGTGCTGGGGCCAGAGTCTTAGTCTCAATGAACCTCTAGGAGACGATAGagtcctgcctcctccaggaaagCACCTGACCCCTTTCAGATGCCCTCTGATGGCTTGTTGCCTAGAGGGGTTCCTACCACCCACCAGCATCTTGCCCAGGGATacagcagggtccatgcaaggtGGAGTGAGTTtcgggggtgggagggagtgcAAGAGTGCATAGAGCAGTGCTCACCGCATAAAAATCTCAGCAATCCGGAACCCGATGCCAGAACCACCACCGGTGATGAATGCCACTTTGTCCCTAAGAAAACAGGAGGCATTTTAAGAGATAGatccctagttttcttttttttttttttttgaagattttatttattcatgagagacacacagagataggcagagacacaggcagagggagaagcaggctccacgcagggagcccgacgctggactcaaccctgggtctcctggatcacactgtgggctgaaggcaggcgctaaaccgctgagccacccagggatcccccaatcccTAGTTttctaacagaccaaaatacagcatccagtgtattgctctgttctgCTCACctgattatattctctttcttaaaaaaaagttggttttttggtttatggtctcttctgatttgtttagtgtatagTTCCCCGGGATCgttgttgccattttagtattgtgttctctcattcatctattctCTGGACAGAATGgcaagatggaaaaactcacctcagaaaagagaacaagaggcagtactgaccagggacctaatcagtatggacatAAGTAAGATATTGGAACTGGAGTTCAGAGTAACAATTATAAAGATGCAGGTtgaacttgggggaaaaaaaaacacatagaagacaccagaaaatccctttctggagaaataaaagaactaaaatctaatcaagttgaaaccaaaaaggctattaatgagatgcaataaaaaatggaggctatAACAGCTAGGATAAatgagcagaagagagaattagtgatctAGAAGACACAATGATGGAGACtagagaaactgagaaaaagcAAGATAAACAGCTACTCACTGAATCACCAGGGGAGGATTTGAGAGAGAAGTGATGCCGTACAgcgaaacaatattagaataattgggatcccagaagaagaggaaagaggggagggacagaaggtaTATTGTAGCAAactatagctgagaacttccctaaatctggagaaggaaacaagcatccaagtccaggaggcatagagaaaccccctcaaaatcaataaaaataggccAACACCccgacatataatagtgaaacttgcaaatctcagagacaaagagaaaatcctgaaagcagctggGAATAGGAGGTCCGTAACCTTCAAGGGTAGAAACATTCTCtagcagcagacctgtccacagaggcccggcaggccagaaagggccggCATGGTACGTTCAGGTgctaaatgaggaaaaagagagaggtaggAATTTAGCAAGGCTTGGGAAGAGATCAGAGACATGTTACAGATGAGCATCAAATCTCAAACGTTCAAGACACatgagtggggcacctggggggctcagttggttaagcatctgcctttggctcatgtcacaatctcagggtcttgggatcgaccccacatcaggctcccttgctccatggggaacccgcttctccctctccctatgctgctgctccccctgcttgtggtctctttctgtcaaacacatgagtttttttcctaaagcaagccccatcaatatgctgcctgcaagagactctttatttttttttaacattttatttattcagagagagagagagagagagagagaggcacagagacacaggcagagggagagggagaagcaggctccatgcagggagcctgacatgggactcgatcccgggtctccaggatcacgccctggactgaaggcagcgccaaacaaAGAAACACCTCAAAaggtgagccacccgggccgccaagagactcattttagatccaaaGATACCTCCAActcatgaaaagaaagctggggtaaggcagcccgggtggctcagcatttcatttattttttatttattttattttttattttttatttttttggctcagcggtttagcacctccttcagcccagagtgtgatcctggagacctcggatggggtcccacgtcgggctccctgcatggagcctgcttctccctctgcctgtgtctctctctctctgtctcttatgaataaataaaatctttaaaaaaaagaaagaaagaaagaaaggaaggaaggaaggaaggaaggaaggaaggaagcgaGCTGGGTAGTACTCCTTcattaaacaaattaattttttttttttatttatttatgatagtcacagagagagagagagagaggcagagacacaggcagagggagaagcaggctccatgcaccgggagcccgacgtgggattcgatcctgggtcttcaggatcgcgccaaaccgctgcgccacccagggatccctcattaaacaaattaaatcaaattaaattttaaatcagggatccctgggtggcgcagcggtttggcgcctgcctttggcccagggcgcgatcctggagacccgggatcgaatcccacgtcaggctcccggcatggagcctgcttctccctctgcctgtgtctctgcctctctctctctgtatgactatcataaataaattaatttattaaaaaaaaaaagaccaccacCCGGACCAGGGTTAGAACACCACCCGGACATCTGGATCGCCGGCCGCCAGCACCCGGTCCTCTGCCGTCGCAGTAAAACCACCCGCCCCGAGCCACCTCCGCAGCGCTGCGCCCCGGGGGAGCCCCTGACTCCGTCCTCACCTGAGCAGGTCGGGGCAGAAGAGATGGCGGTACTCGGGGAGACACTCGTCCTCACTGACGTCGGGCGGTGGCTGGGCCATGGCGCGCGGGGCGGCCGGGGTCGCGAGGACAGCAGGGACCCGCCGGGGCGGGCAGCAGCGGGGCCCTCAACGGGGATCAGCGTCCTGGCCCGGGGGTGCGGGAGCAGACGCAGCGGTGGCCTGACCCCGGCGCCGACCCCGCGCCAGCCCCGCCCACAGAGGCTCCAGTTCCGCCCCGGACGCCCCGCCCGCGGCGCCGACGGCCGTGctagccccgccccgccccggacGCCCCGCCCGCCGTGCTAGCCCCGCCCACAGCggctcccagccccgccccggacGCCCCGCCCACGGCGCCGACGGCCGTGctagccccgccccgccccggacgccccgcccgccccgcccgccgtgCTAGCCCCGCCCACAGCggctcccagccccgccccggacGCCCCGCCCGCGGCGCCGACGGCCGTGctagccccgccccgccccggacGTCCCGACCGCCGTGCTAGCCCCGCCCACAGCTGGGCCTGGGGGGGCAGGCGCAGTGGTGCGGCGGGCATCGAAGGAGCTGGCTTCGTAACCGCCTCGGCCTTGATGACGGGAGCGGGCATCAGCGCCCTGGCCCGAGCCAGGGGTCACCGCGGACACTAGGTTCCGGGTCAAGAGTCGCTGCTCCTCCGAGCCTTAACAACCTGTTTGGGGGGCACTTagccccccgagcccctcccTTCACTGCTGCGGTGGAGCCGCAAGAGCCCAGGACCGCCTCCCCCTCGCATGGGCACATGGGCAGCCCGAGCTGCCCTCGTCCTCACAATGGCCTGCCCGGGAGAGGTTAGGGCACTGCATgcgagcccggggcggggggggggcacggcAGCCACCGGGGCTATGGGCCGGGATCAGGGCGTCCTTTATAAAGATGTCACAGGGCAAGCGAGGCCAAGGCGGCCACAGCAGATGCGAGGACGTGCGAAGTCCGGTACCGTGACAAGTGACCAGGGTCACAGCTGAGGACCAGAGCTGGTGTGATGTGTGCAGCGCCGACACGAGAACGGGGAGCCCTGGCCAGGCTCCGCCGCAGAGGCCGGGAACGGAGCTCTGCCCTGGGGGCTTCAGGGGCCCCTACACACCCTTCTCGCCGCCCTCCGGCCCTGCCCGAGGCAGGCAGGCCCCGCTGAGCATGACCAGGTGGGGGTGCTGGGCCTCGGCGTGGATCCCCGTACATTTCAGGCTGCGGGCCTTTGCACCTCTGCCTGTCTGATCCAGTTAAAAACAACGGATCCCCGACCGGTGCGTGAGCTTAAGGTAAGCTTTATTTCTACTCTCAAACTCTTACGGCTTTGCATGAAGTCCTCACCCCTAATCTGAAAGATGGCAGGAACTGTAACAAACAACTCCCGCCCGCCACAACACAGTGATGTCTCACCCCCCTTGGGGGAAGGGCGCTTACACTACGTAATTTTGGAGACCCCCCCAAAGGTTGTCTGGCACTTTGGCATAGAAAGGATTTGGTCCAATTTCTTACTGGCTCAGGATAGTAAAAGGCACATAGAGTTGGTTGCTCAGCTCCTCAGGGTAGCATGGAGCGGAAGGTAGACGGGGTCTGGGACAGAAGGGCAGACCGCCGGGGTGGGCTCGGGGTCTGCACACAGAGGTAGTTGATCCTGGGTGGCCGCAGGGTGGCTGAGGGCAGCCCGAGTGCTCAGGCTGCGTAGATGCTGCTGTGGTGGTTTTCGTCTGCCCAGTCCACCAGCTCACTGCTCTGAAACCATAGCTGGATCTCCCTCCGGGCCCCCTCCACAGAGTCGCTGGCATGAATGATGTTCCTGCGCCAACGAGAAGCAGCAAAGGTAAGGCAGGGACTTCATTGGGAACCTTGGAGGTCCCGGGAGGCATCT
Coding sequences:
- the DECR2 gene encoding peroxisomal 2,4-dienoyl-CoA reductase [(3E)-enoyl-CoA-producing] isoform X2 translates to MRHGCHTVIASRSFPRVSKAARKLAAATGQRCLPLSLDVRAFPAITAAVDQALKEFGKIDILVNCAAGNFLCPASALSFNAFKTVMDIDSLGTFNMSRVLYEKFFRDHGGVIVNITATLGTRGQVLQVHAGSAKAAVDAMTRHLAVEWGPQNIRINSLAPGPISGTEGFRRLGGHQASVSTKVLDIPLQRLGNKTEVAHGALYLASPLTSYMTGAVLVVDGGAWLTFPNDLKLLADFTASAKL
- the DECR2 gene encoding peroxisomal 2,4-dienoyl-CoA reductase [(3E)-enoyl-CoA-producing] isoform X1, with protein sequence MAQPPPDVSEDECLPEYRHLFCPDLLRDKVAFITGGGSGIGFRIAEIFMRHGCHTVIASRSFPRVSKAARKLAAATGQRCLPLSLDVRAFPAITAAVDQALKEFGKIDILVNCAAGNFLCPASALSFNAFKTVMDIDSLGTFNMSRVLYEKFFRDHGGVIVNITATLGTRGQVLQVHAGSAKAAVDAMTRHLAVEWGPQNIRINSLAPGPISGTEGFRRLGGHQASVSTKVLDIPLQRLGNKTEVAHGALYLASPLTSYMTGAVLVVDGGAWLTFPNDLKLLADFTASAKL